The Populus alba chromosome 13, ASM523922v2, whole genome shotgun sequence genome contains the following window.
AGAGAAACAATGTATTTTCCTCGTCAATTAgttcttgttaataaaaaaaaaagttgaagtttgaatattgatgattttttttacttttggttatacttttttaaatataaatggaaTACCAGCatttaatatcatcatttataaaaaaaactctaattacTTTCTGACATGAGTGTTGATGATCTCACGAACTTAAATTAATGGAAGGCAAATACGTCACGAAGAAGAATGAGGCCATGACTCGTACGAAAGCTATTAATGGCCTTTGGTTCCATCGAGgtatcaaaacaaaagaagaacaaaGCTTCGTCATATTGCAGAATCAAAATGAGAGATCCCCCTTTCTCGTCTATGCTTCCATAGAAGTCCACTAGGAGCTTTctaaactaaattatataaaattttcatttaaccTGTGGCCTTTATATACTTTATACAAAGCATTTCTCTCCTAGCTCacaataaaagttatttttcttataaatgttAACATGAGGATATATAGAGGAACAAATCAACTTAATAATCAAGGTAATCAAgatggagaagaaagaaatgataatgaaaaaaaataatcagatcTCTCTTAATTGTGTGGCTAAAGACCACTCCATCTTGGAAATTGCCTAGGAAAGTCTTCACTAACAATCTACTGTGCCCACTCTTGGAATGGAATAATATTATATAGAAGATGTGATCGAATCGTTTGTATTCTCTCTGTAAAGTGGCCGGCCGGAGGGAGAGTTGCGCCGTCGTGAATGTTACGAGCTCGCTAGCTAGGATTAGTCATGAATGATATGAACTGGCTAGCTAGAGTAGTTGTTTTCGTGCTCGAGAGTAGTTGTTTTCAGGCGTTAAATTAGAAGCTTTAACAATTCCAGGAGTATTAGACTCCTTGAATTGAATCATCACAGTAATTCCATGGCTAAGAAGAATATATATCGACGTGCACCAATAATTGAAAAGCCGATACAGCAATTTCACCAGACTTTGATCGTTAATTTGTCGTGTTTGAAGGCGCATGCatgttcttctctttctttatgTAGTCTTTTTGGCTGAGAAACGACGGTACATGAAAAGCAATTAAAGATTTAAATAACCAGTAATGGACACTCGTCTTTCTGTTTCACACACCACCATGATCACAATCACTAAAGGCACATTGCCCAGACCAGTCTCTATAAAACCCCATACCTAAATAGCACCTGATAAATCTTCAAGAACATTAATCTTGAAGTCCATGCAGCAACGTTTGCCAGGCTTGAAGATTTTGTTTTCCACGTATgatgattctctctctctcttacttTTCTATCTATCTTGAAACATTCTCTTATGATGATCAATCACCAAGAGCATAGAACCTGCGACACCATTAATGGATGGAGAGTGGCTTTGAGGCTGTCTTGTGAGCATAGTAGGGGTATCATATTCTTACCTGAAAAGCTAGCTAGCATGCAGCATGTTGaagatacatatatatatatgataacagAAATATTTAGATTTGGTTTGGCAAGTACATGGGGAGATAATAAAGTCTTCTTTCTTGGATTCTTAAggaatttgattctcattctgttcttcctttttcttacacTATTTATTCATAGATTTGGTGCTCAACTTGGATCATCGTTGATCAATTTTGGAAGAGATCGAGTCGTCGTCTTCACTATCTTGAGGTAAAGATctttatatatgtatgtatcatatggattttgttttgtttttttttcttggtagtACAAGAGAAAACCTGCCTCTTCGCACCCATGCACAGGGACTTAGGTTAgcatttggtttagtttttcgTGAACTGGCCATTTCAGGCGCTGCGCGTCAAAAACGAAGCCAAAAGGGGaagattttggttttatttcagATCCTTTTGGCTTCTTTGCTGTCAGGTGAGGACGGAGGAGGATAGAGAGGAGGCTCTTACGTCCTCTTTCCCTGCActttttttccacttttattATCCTTCTTTTTGCTCTTCTGGGCTTCACTGTTTCATGACAACATGCCCCCGTGACCtcacgatatatatatatatatatatcaaaaataattttaaaaataaaaaatatatatattatcaatgcATAATGACGTTGAGTTCAGGGTTTGATGCATGTTTAGTATAAATGAGTTATTCTGATCACTTTTCTTGTTTACATATGCTCATTCAgatatcattaatttattttaaattaaatacaatcgGTTTagttttgatatgaaaaaataactcgagAATATTTTATCATAGagggaaaaatattatttttaagagtttaGTTTTTCATTTGCGTTGGATTTATctaattacatgaaaaaacgaaaataacattttaagttaaatttcTGGACTCTTCAGTTGTTCCTACCTTTGTTCTTACAaatcaagtatttgtttttttttttcgttaaatTATACCGatatcagaaaagaaaaacactttttttttaatttttttttatgaacaagtTATTTGTGGGTGTGCTTTAATCTGCTCTGCCATGAACATCGGCAACATTGATTAGCTTTTGATCAAGACAGTCACGTTGTCTGCTATCACACGCAGAAAATTAGGAAATGAAATCCACTTTACCAAATCCGATCATGATCTTCATAATTAATTCCCATTCAATTCTGATCCTTCACCAAAAACCCACCTACGAATCCATCCCTTTATGCTGATACAAAGCacggagaaaacaaaaaaggaggCAACTTTCCTTCTTTCTCAGCTTATATATAGATAATGGATGTTCTTGCCTTTGGTTCATCATCCTGGAGTTTTGGCTTGTCTGCTCTCTCTTGACGACTCCATGTAAGCAACCCATTCCCTTCTCTGTGTTTAATTTGGTTGTTGCTAACAGGAAAGTTAAGCATCGTCTTTAGAGCCATGGGTTTTTTACTGGTTCAAGATTGCCATTTGCTAggtggtggtgatgatgatgatgatgatggtcaacttgtttaaaaaaatggaCAGATTTTCCAACAATTCAACGGTCTAGATTGGGATTTGTGATTTGCATGTTTCTAAATACTTGCTTATGTGTCACCATCTAAGCCACCCAGAAAGCAATGCTTTCCCCCCCCCATCAATAGCCATTTGATCTTGCTATCTTGTGATTAACTTTtcccattttttgttttctttttttagtttcttcaatttttattacGGGTAGATAAGAGCTGATCTGTTACCAtttataagttgattttttttttttttaattttctctggTAAAAGAAACGGGATGGTGAGgattaaaattatatgttttttatgtatttttattttgaaaatttagaaattctttcataaaaaaattatattcgattttatgctttatgtttttatattttcaatcaattatatatatatatatatatatatatatatatatatatgatatttttatggcAGCCATCCTCATAAATTGAAATCCAAAATGATAAGTAAGTACATTGATGTGATAAAAGTGCAACATCAGCCTCtctattttcaaacaaaataatgtCAGCAGCACACAATTTGACATTTATGTTAATTACAAAAGTATAGATCGTGTTAAAGTACATACACATTTTAAGGTGCTACATCATTATTGGCAAATTACATGATATATTCatgtattctaaaaaaaaaataagtttttttaagaattaaattataaatctttaaaaatattgtaatgattatggttaaaaatatttttagactggaaaaacatcaaaataatatttttttttattttttaaaaaattatttgttacatcaatatatcaaaattatatataaaaatattaaaaaaataattttaaatggaaaaaaaatgattctttaaaaaatacagttttAATCGAATTCCCGTTGAAATAAATTGGTTGATTtgcaactgttttttttttttttttagtttacaataataattttaagttttttttccaaattgatAGAAATTCTTGTAGTTAGGATGTGAAGTTGAAATTAAAGGACTTTTCCCTTccgggattattattattattagagagaaattaattttaaatttgaaataatttatttaatttcaaaagattATTCAAGTGATTTTCCTACACATGTTTCATACCCGTAGTAAACGCTGATGGGGATGGCACTTTGGATAcacatcagattttttttttattttttccaaccaTTGTCACGAAAGTTGTAGTCAAACAAAGTCACGTTCCAGAGTTGCCACCCACCACATtttccaattttaattttagtgtcATGGTTCTTTGATCCTGGCGTGGACTTGTCTTTGAGTTAATCGGAGAACGGTGGATTTAGTTCCGGTGAGTAAGATGCTGATCCAAAATTGTCACCGGATCACTAATCTCGGTCCCCATAGCTTGTCTAAGAATACCGTTGGAtttcaaaactagaaaaaaagaaaaaaacgtgGCCGCTTTACTGCATaattttctatatgttttttgCACTTTAGAGAGAGATGGTCTTGGTTGATTTACGTTAATCTGTAGGCTCATAGAGATTAGTTGATAATGTTGAGCAAGGAAGGTATCCGAGCCTCAAGAGTTGGGATCTTGGCAAGATTAATTGCTTCATGATTTTGAATGCCTTGTAAGCTTCATGCATATATTCATTGCATCTGATACTTCTTAACTTTGACCATGATATTTAACTTATAGCATATTTCTTCTTAGGTCTTTGAATATAATAAACCATTATGATTATATATGAAACTTGTTAAAGAGTTTGTCTTCTTTGACCAATGAAGTTCTAACGATGTTCATTTGTTAATTTTGCCCTTTCAAGACCTCGACGGGCTCGAAAAATGAACCTGATTAGTCTCCTCTCAGAAgtgctatattttattttcagattcTTAATAGACAACGTGGTGTAAATTGATGGCATTGCTGATGAATTAGTTTTCTCATTACATTAATGGAGTCCTAAATCTTGTTGATGTGGAGGAGTCGATCTCTTGTATTATCTTCCATAATATATTCAAATCACTGTTTTATGTAGACTTTGACTGATTGCTTTGTGGGAAGCTATAAATTGGTCTATTTTCCTCGTCTTTATCCATAAACAAGGGACTAACTTCTGTGATTAGCTCTTCAGACAGTTTCAGCAGCAGTCATGAATGCATTAGTGGCAACCAACAGGAACTTCAAGCTGGCAGCTAGGCTGTTGGGGTTGGACTCCAAGCTTGAGAAAAGTTTGCTTATTCCGTTCAGAGAAATCAAGGTGATTACAGAAGTTGTTTaaatctatataattttttaatacccTATACAACTGGCTTAAACATGTGTGTCCCTGCTGTTGTAATGGACTTTGATGGAGGGGAAAATGCAGGTTGAATGTACCATACCCAAAGATGATGGCACTTTGGCATCTTTTGTTGGGTTCAGGGTTCAGCATGACAATGCCAGAGGTCCTATGAAGGGAGGAATCAGATATCACCCGGAGGTACCTTACATTATAACCTAACTTTAGCTGTggcattattttgatttaatgccAAGAGTGAGTTCTCTTTCTCTTTAGCAAGATTTCGTGGTCAAATCTTGCAGAGAGCATGGCTAAACAAGTATATATTGAGTTTGATTTCTGATAATGTTATGGATGGTTTTAGGTTGATCCGGATGAAGTCAACGCATTAGCACAACTCATGACATGGAAGACAGCTGTGGCAAATATTCCCTATGGTGGGGCTAAAGGTGGAATAGGATGTAATCCAGGGGAGTTAAGTGTCTCTGAACTAGAACGACTTACCCGGGTGTTCACTCAGAAGATACATGATCTGATAGGAATCCACACAGACGTTCCGGCTCCTGATATGGGAACTGGTCCACAGGTTGGGCACTGAAAGCATGTCTTGTTGCCAAGGATATATTACTTTGTAGCACGAAACAGATGAACTGAAAAGAGTTTCTGTGTTTATTTTTACTACATTGATGACTATACTAAGATATGCTTGTTATTTGGTTAAACAGACTATGGCGTGGATACTTGATGAGTACTCCAAATTCCATGGCTACTCTCCTGCTGTTGTTACTGGAAAACCAATTGTAAGTACATTTAACTCGTAATTGTAGTGTAGTTGTCATTTCCTGTAGCCTTCCACTTtcgctaatttttttaatacaccaTCCAGCTGTTTGACAGAAAATTTTGGAGTTCTTTCTGCTTTGCTTATGAGTGTTGACATTTAATCTAATCCATTAAATAGTTCTTTCTGCTTTGTTCTTGTTTATGATGGGAGATACAGGGCtttagtattgaattttttttttatctgttgaGTTTCTCCTAGTCCATCTAAATGGGCATCTTTTAAAATTGCAGCATTTTAGTCTTGCTGATGAAATTTGTTTCTTGCAATAAATTGACGGTCCTTTTGgttctcttcttctttgttttaaattaggATCTTGGTGGATCTCTAGGCAGAGATGCTGCCACTGGACAAGGAGTGCTCTTCGCAACAGAAGCCCTGCTTAATGAGCATGGGAAGACCATATCAGGTCAACGATTTGTCATACAGGTGCACTTTGAACATTATTTCAGCTTAGTTGATCATTGACTCAAAGACATTGGGTTGCTTGCCCTAGCACGTCGCCTGATCTAAACGGAGGTGTTGGTTTCAGGGTTTCGGAAATGTGGGTGCCTGGGCTGCCCAACTAATCAGTGAGCAGGGTGGGAAGATTGTTGCCATAAGTGACATTACTGGAGCTATAGAGAACAGCAAAGGGATTGATATTCCAAGCCTACTCAAACATGCCAAGGAACATAAGGGTGTGAAAGGATTCCATGGTGGGGATTCCATAGATCCCAAGTCAATACTAGTTGAGGACTGTGATATTCTCATTCCAGCAGCCCTTGGAGGTGTCATCAACAGGTCTATTCGTCATAACAGAAGCTCTTTTCTTATCAAAATATTCACGGACGAGGAATTTTCCTctgaaatagattttaaatgcatataaaattttatttcttggaTTACTGAGAAGATATTCCTTCTCCTTTATATTGGTCTTGAAAGTCTGAATTTTCAACTAAACGTTGTTCTTTTTGTCTGATAAAAGGGAGAATGCAAATGATATTAAAGCCAAG
Protein-coding sequences here:
- the LOC118036418 gene encoding glutamate dehydrogenase 1; translated protein: MNALVATNRNFKLAARLLGLDSKLEKSLLIPFREIKVECTIPKDDGTLASFVGFRVQHDNARGPMKGGIRYHPEVDPDEVNALAQLMTWKTAVANIPYGGAKGGIGCNPGELSVSELERLTRVFTQKIHDLIGIHTDVPAPDMGTGPQTMAWILDEYSKFHGYSPAVVTGKPIDLGGSLGRDAATGQGVLFATEALLNEHGKTISGQRFVIQGFGNVGAWAAQLISEQGGKIVAISDITGAIENSKGIDIPSLLKHAKEHKGVKGFHGGDSIDPKSILVEDCDILIPAALGGVINRENANDIKAKFIIEAANHPTDPEADEILSKKGVVILPDIYANSGGVTVSYFEWVQNIQGFMWDEKKVNCELKNYMTKGFKDVKEMCKTHDCDLRMGAFTLGVNRVARATVLRGWEA